The following proteins are encoded in a genomic region of Limosilactobacillus reuteri subsp. reuteri:
- a CDS encoding crAss001_48 related protein, with amino-acid sequence MTKEEIFNDFIKKVKWDNFQIINVCRSNRDNVQSFSFEITDKQTATNIELANKLSKENAEVAGRMNRLDEFMHTDEYNRLSDKEQRLMIIQYNAMQVYADVLLQRIDEIKERL; translated from the coding sequence ATGACAAAAGAAGAAATATTCAATGATTTTATCAAAAAAGTAAAATGGGACAACTTCCAAATTATTAATGTATGCAGAAGCAACAGAGACAATGTTCAATCATTTAGTTTTGAAATTACTGATAAACAAACTGCCACTAACATTGAATTAGCTAATAAACTTTCAAAAGAGAATGCGGAAGTTGCAGGCAGAATGAATCGACTAGATGAGTTCATGCACACAGACGAGTACAACCGATTAAGCGATAAAGAGCAGCGCTTAATGATTATTCAGTACAACGCTATGCAAGTGTATGCTGATGTACTTTTGCAACGGATTGATGAGATTAAGGAGCGTTTGTAA
- a CDS encoding recombinase RecT has product MNNQVAINQELQDKANSILSSVNINQTGALAVGQLRTVIDARINKQQNQGLDLPANYSVPNALTQALLRLQAVKTKGKTPVLQACTPNSIIQSLMDMVVQGLSPAKDQCYFIAYGNELQLRRSYFGTTAALLRLENITDVDAQAIYEGDQVNTSIDRHGHLVLDTENTHLDWTNQDNELIGAYAIITTADGVDHLTIMTKKQIKVSWNQSKTHDVQNKFGSEMAKRTVLNRAAKMFINTSDDSDHLLTGAINDTTSNEYDDERRDVTPVEDEKQSTDELLEGFQKSQEAKAKGVSNSGNSNEESSEEIADGQTELFNERTIKPADEADS; this is encoded by the coding sequence ATGAATAATCAAGTAGCGATTAATCAAGAATTGCAAGACAAAGCAAATAGTATTCTTAGTAGCGTTAATATCAATCAAACTGGTGCATTAGCTGTTGGTCAATTAAGAACCGTAATAGATGCACGTATAAATAAACAGCAAAATCAAGGCTTAGATTTACCAGCGAATTACAGTGTTCCAAATGCGCTAACACAAGCACTTTTAAGGCTCCAAGCTGTCAAAACTAAAGGTAAAACTCCTGTGTTACAAGCATGTACGCCTAATTCAATTATTCAATCCTTGATGGATATGGTGGTGCAAGGATTAAGCCCCGCAAAAGATCAATGCTATTTTATCGCTTATGGCAACGAATTACAGTTGCGACGCAGTTATTTTGGAACAACCGCTGCTCTTCTAAGGCTAGAGAACATTACTGATGTAGATGCTCAAGCAATTTATGAAGGAGATCAAGTAAATACTTCGATTGATCGTCATGGACATTTAGTCCTTGATACTGAAAACACTCATCTTGATTGGACGAACCAAGACAATGAATTAATTGGAGCTTATGCCATTATTACAACTGCTGATGGTGTGGATCATTTAACAATTATGACAAAAAAACAGATCAAAGTTAGTTGGAATCAATCTAAGACGCATGACGTACAGAATAAGTTCGGCTCAGAAATGGCAAAGCGTACTGTGCTTAATCGTGCCGCTAAGATGTTCATTAACACTTCTGATGATAGCGACCACCTCTTAACGGGTGCTATCAACGATACAACAAGCAACGAATACGATGATGAGCGCCGAGATGTCACACCTGTTGAGGATGAAAAACAAAGTACTGATGAATTACTAGAAGGATTTCAAAAGTCACAAGAAGCAAAGGCTAAAGGGGTAAGCAATAGTGGCAACAGCAATGAAGAATCAAGTGAAGAAATTGCAGACGGACAAACAGAACTCTTCAACGAGAGAACAATCAAGCCAGCCGATGAAGCTGACAGCTGA
- a CDS encoding DnaD domain protein — protein sequence MARVKKIKIKGFTIIDNDIINDPRMHLKALGLFAYMWSKPDDWQFYISEIATHFKDGESAVSSAMKELMELGYLKRTQNRKDGKFSTYDYVLQEIPKPENHSSVPKGDLPKPEKSKSEKPIPENQGLLITDNTNTDLNNTNKVLSDAQHSVKDVFELWQNNWGFPNGIAQQDLTEWTNKYGADLVLHVITYALRRNIASKGADRYLAKTFERYDQQSIKTVEQAKKSEQQHEQQMSREYQQKSGSRKRQPINEPMPEWFKKQQEEQPNKQHYERIDDSGDPMPHD from the coding sequence ATGGCACGCGTTAAAAAAATTAAGATTAAAGGCTTCACGATCATTGATAATGACATAATCAATGATCCAAGAATGCACCTTAAAGCCTTAGGACTCTTTGCGTATATGTGGAGTAAGCCAGATGATTGGCAATTCTATATCAGTGAGATTGCTACACATTTTAAAGATGGTGAATCAGCTGTAAGCAGTGCGATGAAAGAGTTAATGGAACTTGGCTATTTGAAGCGAACTCAAAATCGGAAAGACGGTAAATTTTCAACGTATGATTATGTTCTCCAAGAAATACCGAAACCAGAAAATCACAGTTCGGTGCCGAAAGGCGATTTACCGAAACCAGAAAAATCGAAATCGGAAAAACCGATTCCGGAAAATCAAGGACTACTAATCACTGATAACACTAATACTGATTTAAATAATACTAATAAAGTGTTAAGTGATGCACAGCATTCCGTCAAAGATGTTTTCGAGCTTTGGCAAAACAACTGGGGATTTCCTAATGGAATTGCTCAACAAGATTTAACTGAGTGGACGAATAAATATGGAGCTGACTTAGTTCTTCATGTAATTACGTATGCATTAAGAAGAAATATAGCTTCTAAGGGCGCTGATCGCTATTTAGCAAAAACGTTTGAACGATACGATCAACAGTCAATTAAAACGGTGGAACAAGCTAAAAAGTCTGAACAACAACACGAGCAACAAATGAGCCGTGAATATCAGCAAAAGAGTGGCTCACGTAAACGTCAACCAATTAACGAACCAATGCCAGAGTGGTTCAAAAAGCAACAAGAAGAACAGCCTAACAAACAACACTACGAAAGAATTGATGATAGTGGGGATCCGATGCCACATGACTAA
- a CDS encoding phage terminase small subunit P27 family produces the protein MVKHAFYQQNNGHLSYSPPKYLTPIAKTCWRKVVPFLEATNRVQRIDSMLVEQYCVQYQEYRNAYDNLQKEGAQQKIYRSLQDVQTGKVIGKDFVGWKKNPAVGRLKDATQMLNTIGIQLGLSPKSRAELFKTVQSKKEEGSTAKSIQEFFSNNKKQ, from the coding sequence ATGGTAAAACACGCATTCTATCAGCAAAATAACGGTCATTTATCATATAGTCCACCTAAATATTTAACACCAATTGCAAAGACATGTTGGCGAAAAGTAGTGCCCTTTTTAGAGGCAACTAATAGAGTTCAACGAATTGACTCGATGCTTGTTGAACAATATTGCGTTCAATACCAAGAATATCGAAATGCTTATGATAACTTACAAAAAGAAGGAGCACAGCAAAAAATATATCGTTCTTTGCAGGATGTTCAAACGGGAAAAGTAATTGGCAAGGATTTTGTTGGTTGGAAAAAGAATCCTGCAGTTGGCAGGTTAAAAGATGCTACTCAAATGCTTAATACAATTGGCATTCAATTAGGACTTTCGCCGAAATCACGAGCAGAACTATTTAAAACTGTTCAAAGTAAGAAAGAAGAAGGATCGACCGCTAAGAGTATTCAAGAATTTTTCAGTAACAATAAAAAGCAGTAG
- a CDS encoding PD-(D/E)XK nuclease-like domain-containing protein, translating into MKLTADNYYSHETDWQYMSVSLFKDFEKCEARALAKLKEDWQPVSSPVPLLVGNYVHSYFESAKSHQDFIEENKKALMTHPTKTNPNGHLRAEFKGANSMIQTLQADDMFNYFYAPGDKEVIVTGEIDGYLWKGKIDSLVLDKGYFCDLKTVDDIHKGHWNTYEHRYVPFIQDREYDLQMAVYRELIKQTFGKKCQPLIFAISKQTPPDKMAIDFNGVDDDYQMQADLDKVKELQPHFWKVMTGEEEPVHCGKCDYCRETKMLSGFIHASEIEV; encoded by the coding sequence ATGAAGCTGACAGCTGATAATTACTACTCTCATGAGACCGATTGGCAATATATGAGTGTCTCACTATTCAAGGATTTTGAGAAGTGTGAAGCTCGTGCATTAGCTAAGCTCAAGGAGGATTGGCAACCCGTTTCTAGCCCTGTTCCTCTTCTTGTTGGTAATTACGTACATTCTTACTTTGAGAGCGCTAAGAGTCACCAAGACTTTATCGAAGAGAATAAGAAAGCACTTATGACCCACCCAACAAAAACTAATCCAAACGGACACCTTAGAGCTGAATTTAAGGGTGCTAATAGCATGATTCAAACGTTGCAAGCCGATGATATGTTCAATTACTTCTACGCTCCAGGCGACAAGGAAGTAATCGTAACAGGTGAGATTGACGGCTACTTGTGGAAAGGCAAGATTGACAGCCTTGTGCTTGATAAAGGCTACTTCTGTGATTTGAAGACCGTTGACGACATCCACAAGGGTCACTGGAACACTTATGAACATAGATATGTGCCATTTATTCAAGACCGAGAATATGACCTACAGATGGCCGTTTATCGTGAATTAATCAAGCAGACCTTTGGTAAAAAGTGCCAGCCACTTATCTTTGCGATCAGCAAGCAAACGCCTCCTGACAAAATGGCAATTGATTTTAACGGCGTTGATGATGATTACCAAATGCAAGCCGATTTAGACAAAGTGAAAGAACTACAACCGCATTTTTGGAAAGTGATGACTGGAGAAGAAGAACCTGTTCATTGTGGCAAATGTGATTATTGCCGTGAAACGAAGATGTTAAGCGGATTTATACATGCAAGTGAAATCGAGGTATAG
- a CDS encoding terminase large subunit has protein sequence MKIDLTQTHDVLGAYQATDFSNIKEKYQDAGTKYCFDVLDGKYITGYQIKLACFRHLRDLQRQNAKDFPYHYDTSEVQNILKFASVCPEIKTRKPVKLMGWQQFVLAMLVGWRDSKGDKRFTRAILSVARHNGKTYLMSIVTIYSFLIEAINEAGQDFLVSSINYKQTSKLMGYIKQMLLYLMEVPPFGQLVLELGINPKTLSSQSDQIVMSKTGSRLLAVTYKSGQYDSFHFKTAIGDEFADPEVGDNSKISKITSGQLDVTNKQFIQISTAYDNPSVPFHNDEKRVQNLMEADYLRQGDAYLVLNWCQDDENEVFKPETWSKSNPLMDMPGKRDRFVLDLQTERDNNMLTGNMLGFQNKSMNIWMQQSADSFLKLDDIERAIIPRFDIRGREVYIGFDYSMFSDNTAIAFVYPYQDEKGKQKWHVEQHSFIPWNKAGSIEAKEKQDGINYRQLADEGYCTVTSHPQGLINDEQVYNWLLNYVDENHLKVIFFGYDAWGATTAIKQMDLNTDFPLESIRQRTSELKDPTKFLQKIFVEGNVSRLDDKIMEKALINAEIYEDKIGIQVDKAKATLKIDVVDAIIDALYQGMYHFEDFGIANDKSQQVDRMTAEQVKAWFENKDSGLLDN, from the coding sequence ATGAAAATTGATTTAACCCAAACTCATGATGTCCTTGGTGCATACCAGGCTACTGACTTTAGCAATATAAAAGAGAAATATCAGGACGCTGGTACTAAATATTGTTTTGATGTTTTGGATGGTAAATACATTACTGGGTATCAAATTAAGTTAGCATGTTTTAGACATTTACGAGACTTGCAGCGTCAAAACGCTAAAGATTTCCCTTATCATTACGATACAAGCGAAGTTCAAAATATTTTGAAATTTGCTTCAGTTTGTCCAGAAATTAAAACTCGTAAACCAGTTAAATTAATGGGGTGGCAGCAATTTGTTTTGGCCATGCTAGTAGGTTGGCGTGATAGTAAAGGAGATAAACGATTCACTCGAGCAATTTTATCTGTTGCCCGGCATAACGGTAAAACATACCTAATGTCAATTGTAACCATCTATAGCTTTTTGATTGAGGCAATTAATGAAGCAGGTCAAGATTTCTTAGTTAGTTCTATTAACTATAAACAAACTAGTAAACTGATGGGGTATATCAAGCAGATGCTTTTGTACCTCATGGAAGTTCCACCATTTGGTCAATTAGTTTTAGAGTTAGGAATTAATCCTAAGACACTTTCGTCACAGTCGGATCAAATTGTGATGAGTAAAACTGGAAGTCGATTATTAGCGGTAACTTACAAGTCGGGTCAATATGATTCTTTCCATTTCAAAACTGCAATCGGTGATGAATTTGCTGATCCTGAAGTAGGAGATAATAGTAAAATCTCGAAGATTACTTCCGGACAACTGGATGTTACTAATAAACAATTTATTCAAATTTCAACTGCTTATGATAATCCATCAGTACCATTCCATAATGATGAAAAACGAGTTCAAAATCTAATGGAAGCTGATTATTTGCGCCAAGGGGACGCTTATCTTGTCTTGAACTGGTGTCAAGATGATGAAAATGAAGTATTTAAGCCGGAAACCTGGTCTAAATCTAACCCGTTGATGGATATGCCAGGAAAACGTGATCGGTTTGTTTTAGATCTGCAAACTGAAAGAGATAACAATATGCTAACTGGTAATATGTTAGGCTTCCAAAATAAATCAATGAATATTTGGATGCAGCAGTCAGCAGATAGCTTCTTGAAACTTGATGATATTGAAAGAGCGATTATTCCGCGCTTCGATATTCGTGGTCGAGAAGTATATATCGGGTTTGACTATTCGATGTTTAGTGATAATACAGCCATTGCATTTGTTTATCCCTATCAAGATGAAAAAGGTAAGCAAAAGTGGCACGTTGAGCAACATAGTTTTATCCCTTGGAATAAAGCAGGGTCAATCGAGGCTAAAGAAAAACAAGATGGGATTAATTATCGTCAATTAGCAGATGAAGGGTACTGTACAGTTACAAGTCACCCACAAGGATTAATCAATGACGAACAAGTTTACAATTGGCTATTAAATTATGTTGATGAAAACCATCTTAAGGTTATCTTCTTCGGCTACGATGCTTGGGGTGCTACGACGGCGATCAAACAGATGGATTTAAATACTGATTTTCCGTTGGAATCAATTCGACAGCGGACTAGCGAGTTAAAGGACCCCACAAAATTTTTACAAAAGATCTTTGTTGAAGGCAATGTTAGCCGATTAGACGACAAGATCATGGAAAAGGCTCTGATTAATGCCGAGATTTACGAGGATAAGATCGGTATTCAGGTCGATAAGGCCAAGGCCACACTAAAGATTGATGTGGTCGATGCAATCATTGACGCACTCTATCAAGGTATGTATCACTTTGAAGACTTTGGGATTGCTAATGATAAGAGCCAGCAAGTCGATCGAATGACGGCAGAGCAGGTTAAAGCATGGTTTGAAAATAAGGACAGTGGTTTACTTGATAACTAA
- a CDS encoding Ltp family lipoprotein, with translation MAKKITDKDGNVYVQKKAWYKRWWVWVIIVLVLLFGIGSMGSDDNSTSSSSDAATESSTKSSSSSTHATSQQTAALHSAETYANDMNMSKAAILDQLTSDAGDKFAQSDAQYAVDHVKADWNKNALKSAESYQKDQDMSTEEIRDQLTSPDGDQFTQEQADYAINHLSK, from the coding sequence ATGGCTAAGAAAATTACGGATAAAGATGGAAATGTCTATGTGCAGAAAAAGGCATGGTATAAACGTTGGTGGGTATGGGTAATAATTGTACTTGTACTATTATTTGGAATCGGATCAATGGGAAGCGATGACAATAGTACTTCTTCATCATCAGATGCAGCTACCGAAAGTTCAACTAAATCTTCAAGTAGTAGTACCCATGCAACTTCACAGCAAACTGCTGCACTTCATTCAGCCGAAACATACGCTAATGATATGAATATGTCTAAAGCAGCTATCTTAGATCAATTAACTTCAGATGCTGGCGACAAATTTGCCCAATCAGATGCTCAATATGCTGTTGATCATGTAAAAGCTGATTGGAATAAAAACGCCTTAAAATCTGCAGAATCCTATCAAAAGGATCAAGATATGTCAACCGAAGAAATCCGCGATCAATTAACATCCCCTGATGGAGATCAATTTACTCAGGAACAGGCTGACTATGCTATCAATCATTTATCAAAATAA
- a CDS encoding HNH endonuclease, with amino-acid sequence MPRYRRCRQPNCHAMVQFPNHYCPKHFEHEAEYLANRQRWARKHSEQYQHKEKQYNHHYNTVTRNRNDNRSEQYRFYRSKQWVDLRQSVLNHDHYLCQYCKAIGKLTSNSKTVDHIIPIAFDHKLMASSSNLATICNKCHRLKTKWEQGYYGTGQGMEMKNVPEISEISKIVLLMHQK; translated from the coding sequence ATGCCAAGGTATAGAAGATGTAGACAACCTAACTGTCATGCAATGGTTCAGTTCCCTAATCATTATTGCCCTAAGCACTTTGAACATGAAGCAGAGTACCTTGCCAATAGACAGCGATGGGCACGTAAACATAGTGAACAGTATCAGCATAAAGAGAAACAATATAACCATCATTACAACACTGTTACTCGTAATCGTAATGATAATAGAAGTGAACAGTACAGGTTCTATCGAAGTAAGCAGTGGGTTGATTTAAGACAATCAGTATTAAACCATGACCATTACCTATGCCAGTATTGCAAGGCTATCGGTAAGCTTACATCAAATAGTAAAACAGTTGATCATATCATTCCTATTGCGTTTGATCATAAGCTGATGGCTAGTAGTAGCAACTTAGCTACCATCTGTAATAAATGCCACCGCTTAAAAACAAAATGGGAGCAAGGATATTATGGAACTGGTCAAGGAATGGAAATGAAAAATGTTCCAGAAATATCAGAAATTTCTAAAATCGTTCTATTGATGCACCAAAAATAA
- a CDS encoding helix-turn-helix transcriptional regulator, giving the protein MPGTINLNLIKQLRSKKGFTYGDMASALGLKEPEKYYRREQGKYRFQATELPPLAKKLGIPIEKIFK; this is encoded by the coding sequence ATGCCAGGTACTATAAATCTTAATTTAATTAAACAATTACGGTCAAAAAAGGGCTTTACGTATGGTGATATGGCTTCTGCTTTAGGCCTTAAGGAACCAGAAAAATATTATCGTCGTGAACAAGGGAAATATAGATTTCAAGCTACCGAATTACCGCCTTTAGCAAAGAAACTAGGGATACCTATTGAAAAAATTTTTAAATAA
- a CDS encoding phage antirepressor KilAC domain-containing protein: protein MTLNDEPYFIGRDLTAILQYSNGPKAIRDHVDADDKLTERIVLAGQHREVTLINESGLYSLILGSKLPTAKEFKHWVTSEVLPAIRKHGAYMTPQTIEKALLNPDTIINLATQLKREQEQRKQLQAENEQMKPKALFADAVSTSNSSILIGQLAKILRQNGVNIGQNRLFAWMRKNGYLGTRGSNRNVPTQRSMELGLFKTKETVINHSDGHTTVNITTKVTGKGQQYFINKFLNAPVIEA from the coding sequence ATGACGCTTAACGATGAACCATATTTTATTGGACGTGATCTTACGGCTATCCTCCAGTATTCAAATGGTCCAAAGGCAATCCGAGACCACGTTGATGCAGATGACAAGCTGACTGAACGAATCGTTCTGGCAGGCCAACATCGAGAGGTAACACTCATCAATGAATCGGGTCTTTATTCATTAATCCTTGGTAGCAAGTTACCAACCGCCAAAGAATTCAAGCACTGGGTAACAAGTGAAGTGCTACCAGCCATCCGTAAGCATGGTGCCTATATGACACCACAAACGATTGAAAAAGCGCTGCTTAATCCAGATACAATCATTAATCTTGCTACTCAGTTAAAAAGGGAACAAGAGCAACGTAAGCAACTTCAAGCAGAGAACGAGCAGATGAAGCCAAAGGCACTGTTTGCGGACGCGGTTTCTACAAGCAACTCAAGCATTCTAATTGGACAGCTTGCCAAAATCCTTCGCCAAAACGGAGTAAATATTGGGCAAAATAGACTGTTTGCTTGGATGAGAAAGAATGGCTACTTGGGAACAAGAGGAAGTAATCGTAATGTTCCTACTCAGCGTTCGATGGAATTAGGCCTGTTTAAGACTAAAGAAACAGTAATTAATCATTCTGATGGGCATACAACTGTCAACATTACAACGAAAGTGACTGGCAAAGGACAACAATATTTCATTAATAAGTTCTTAAATGCACCAGTAATTGAGGCTTAG
- a CDS encoding helix-turn-helix domain-containing protein, with the protein MNDDILREKIIKLREERGWSQAELARRINMNNTALNKVEKGTRKLSSSELSELASAFNVTTDYLLGRTPTPQFTRRDERDVQKTLEEMFNGLSDKNALSYMKNGDQEIDEEDAELLRASLENAIRMSKILAKKKFTPKKYRKNDD; encoded by the coding sequence TTGAACGATGACATTTTACGAGAAAAGATAATAAAGCTACGAGAAGAACGTGGTTGGAGTCAGGCAGAACTCGCTCGACGCATAAACATGAATAATACTGCCTTAAACAAAGTTGAAAAGGGAACTCGCAAATTGTCTAGTTCTGAACTCAGTGAGTTGGCTTCTGCTTTTAACGTTACTACTGATTATCTCCTCGGTCGGACACCTACACCTCAATTTACTCGGCGAGATGAACGTGACGTACAAAAAACACTTGAAGAAATGTTCAACGGTTTAAGCGATAAAAACGCCCTTTCCTATATGAAAAACGGCGACCAAGAAATTGATGAAGAAGATGCTGAACTATTACGGGCTTCTCTTGAAAATGCAATTCGTATGTCAAAAATTCTTGCAAAAAAGAAATTCACCCCTAAAAAGTATCGAAAGAACGATGACTAG
- a CDS encoding ImmA/IrrE family metallo-endopeptidase: MRNADWIKQKALEVVYDAGTNNPMKICEENGIYVCHQDLGKAFLGHYTNIRRIPLITLSSQNSEFENTYTCGHELGHHYCDHGNNTEWLSRQNLKFNTWGSEYEANLFMVNIMLADVDLSEFETKEQLLKTYGIPLWASRYVDLLK, encoded by the coding sequence ATGCGTAATGCTGATTGGATAAAACAAAAAGCGTTAGAAGTTGTATATGATGCTGGTACAAATAATCCTATGAAAATTTGTGAAGAGAATGGGATCTACGTTTGTCACCAAGATCTTGGCAAAGCTTTTCTTGGACACTATACAAATATAAGACGCATCCCATTAATCACGCTTTCATCGCAAAATAGTGAATTTGAAAATACTTATACATGTGGTCACGAATTAGGTCATCATTATTGTGATCATGGGAATAACACCGAGTGGCTTTCAAGGCAGAATTTAAAATTTAATACTTGGGGTTCAGAATATGAAGCCAATCTTTTTATGGTTAATATTATGTTAGCTGACGTTGACTTATCTGAATTTGAAACAAAGGAACAACTACTAAAAACATATGGTATTCCACTCTGGGCATCACGATACGTTGATCTTTTAAAGTAA